CGAAGGCGGGGTGACGCGGCTGTTGTTCGGGCATCGCGCGCGCGACTTTCATTTCCTGGGCGTGGTGGTGATCGCCAATGCGCTGCTCGCCGCGCTGATCCTCAAGCTGTTCCTGCACGCGGGCATGGACGAGCGGCGGCTGTGGGGCTGGGCGCTGGCGCCGCCCTTGGTGCTGTATCTCGGGCATAATTGGGATCTTGGCGCGACGGCGCTGGCGGTGGGCGCGATGCTGCTGGCGCGGGAGGGCAGGCTGGTGCCCGCCGCCGCCGCGGCGGGGCTCGGCACGGCGGCCAAGCTGTTCCCGGTGCTCGCGCTGCCCCTGATCGGACTGAGTGCGCTGTTCGGCGACGCCCGGCCGTGGCGCGAGCGACTGCTGCGCGCGATTGCCCTGTCGGCGGCCGCGATCGGGGCATGGGCGCTGGTAAATCTGCCGGTGGCGCTGTTCGCATCGGAGAATTGGAGCGAATTCTACCGTTTTTCGCAGGAGCGGCAGGGGACTGCCGGTGCGACTTGGGACGTGCTGGCGAACATGGGCTGGTGGTTTACCTGGATCGACGAGCGCAACCGCTATGCCGCGATCGCCTTCGTCCTCGGCTTTGCGCTGATCGTCGGGTTCGGCTGGCGCCGGCACCGAACGCACCTGTGGGTGCTGCTCACCCCGGTGCTTGCCTGGTTCATGCTCACCAACAAGGTCTATTCGCCGCAATTCGACCTGTGGCTCTATCCGCTGCTGCTGATGACTGCGCCGCGGCTATGGCCGGTGGCGCTGTTCGTGTTGGGCGACATCGCCGCGTTCTTCGCCGAATTCTGGTGGTTCGCCGGCATGGAAGGCGGGTGGCCGGCGGCGACCCCTACGCATATCGCACTCGCCGCGGGCGTGCGCGCCGCGACAATGCTGTGGATCATCGGGGAATGCGTGCTGCGCAGGCCGCCGGAATGGCTGGTGCAGCGTAAGGCCGCTTCGCTATAAACTTCCCTATCTGAAAGGGAGGGGCGGGGGTGGTGCGCGTCTGCGCGCTCAAAAGACTCGCCGCCAAGCATCGAAGCGCCGGTCAGGGCATCCAGCCCTGCTCCGGCACTGAACCACCCCTAACCCCTCCCTTGCAGGGAGGGGAAAAGGGAGGGTTCAGGGCAGCGGCAGGTCGGTCTGTTCGTCGCGGCGGGCGTTGGATTCGGCGCGGGCGCGGGTGGCGTTGCGGACGAAGCAGCCGGTCGAGCCGCTGGCGCCGACCGTCGAGCAACTGCCGGTGCCCATCCGGCCCGCGTCGAGCGCGTCCTCGGAACGGACAGCCCA
This genomic stretch from Sphingomonas sp. LM7 harbors:
- a CDS encoding glycosyltransferase 87 family protein; translated protein: MGWAFPRDVNWRIAALWLALAATCSAGWLFKGHCVPGGWTNAEQYTTGCYNDVMPFWHGREVADGKVPYFQTRMEYPVLTGAQIWAEGGVTRLLFGHRARDFHFLGVVVIANALLAALILKLFLHAGMDERRLWGWALAPPLVLYLGHNWDLGATALAVGAMLLAREGRLVPAAAAAGLGTAAKLFPVLALPLIGLSALFGDARPWRERLLRAIALSAAAIGAWALVNLPVALFASENWSEFYRFSQERQGTAGATWDVLANMGWWFTWIDERNRYAAIAFVLGFALIVGFGWRRHRTHLWVLLTPVLAWFMLTNKVYSPQFDLWLYPLLLMTAPRLWPVALFVLGDIAAFFAEFWWFAGMEGGWPAATPTHIALAAGVRAATMLWIIGECVLRRPPEWLVQRKAASL